The Cyprinus carpio isolate SPL01 chromosome A5, ASM1834038v1, whole genome shotgun sequence genome has a segment encoding these proteins:
- the LOC122145166 gene encoding transcriptional regulator ATRX-like — YNITLRFLSYHLTLAYTEPNSVFVLGKGVGVNNWFQDLHVLSLIWTHPWCLAQLNRNKGEKEEPAPVFTGLGAGLVSDSVKPNDSEGREPTSAGLVGDGERNTDPVSFVSGSNQNPDVTNTATMEISGGEAGFVVGNGPSADWYLPFVTVADAKVLKHSGKLQSLLEILHWAEKLQDKV, encoded by the exons TACAACATCACATTAAGATTTTTGTCATACCACCTGACTCTAGCATACACTGAGCCAAATAGTGTCTTTGTTTTAGGGAAAGGAGTAGGTGTGAACAATTGGTTTCAGGACCTTCATGTTCTGAGTTTGATATGGACTCATCCCTGGTGTCTTGCTCAGCTGAACAGGAATAAg GGGGAAAAGGAAGAGCCTGCTCCTGTCTTCACAGGTCTGGGTGCAGGTTTGGTGAGCGATTCTGTAAAGCCGAATGACTCTGAAGG GAGAGAGCCAACAAGTGCAGGTTTAGTGGGTGATGGAGAGAGAAATACTGATCCAGTCTCCTTTGTCAGCGGGTCCAATCAAAATCCAGATGTCACAAACACAGCCACAATGGAAATTTCTGGTGGAGAAGCTG GATTTGTTGTGGGTAATGGGCCATCTGCCGACTGGTATCTGCCATTTGTAACAGTGGCTGATGCCAAAGTGCTGAAGCACTCTGGGAAATTGCAGTCGCTACTGGAGATTTTACACTGGGCAGAGAAACTACAGGACAAAGTATGa